In Zobellia roscoffensis, the following are encoded in one genomic region:
- a CDS encoding RagB/SusD family nutrient uptake outer membrane protein, whose translation MKKIIVFFACASLLGVLSCGDQLDLEPLDRVTTDQFYKTRTDFDGAVFASYSSIQDFWGTSTETLGERGEFWKISLAITDDVAADEVNGTSSRDIDNLLLRSNDVPFGAVYTQIYEGIYRANIVLENLEKENELTAEDKTIINAEAKFLRAWFHFQAMKMFGTPPLALDIRTDINDQARPNATQEELYAAILADLAEAEAGLPADWDGSNTGRVTLWTAKAYIGKVNVWKEDWPTAITALEEVVNSGPYVLVPDYEQLFAYTNENNSESIFEIQYGGPFSDDNLWVFDDTHSEDFKASQGTARGNYWDAGGDAPGGKQGQWVPTQDLVDAYEAGDERLAVTVYQDGDMYYSFDGTRYEIPYDPAWSSSGYTLKKYRGTLNAVVGNSSANGQVDFNNERWFRFAEAKLLYAEALIQGGGDVGLAFDEIDDIRDRAGLGLVDRSLDPMDALMQEKRVELALEPHRYFDITRWGIGAEIFGAAWDDKYNVFPFPLTEIDRSKGLLIQNSGY comes from the coding sequence ATGAAAAAAATAATTGTATTTTTTGCATGTGCATCACTGTTAGGAGTTCTCTCCTGTGGTGACCAGCTAGACCTTGAGCCTCTGGACCGTGTGACTACGGATCAGTTTTACAAAACAAGAACGGATTTTGATGGAGCTGTTTTTGCTTCCTATTCATCTATCCAAGATTTTTGGGGAACTAGTACTGAGACGTTGGGTGAAAGAGGTGAGTTTTGGAAAATCTCCTTGGCAATAACCGATGATGTAGCAGCCGATGAAGTAAACGGAACTTCTTCTAGAGATATAGATAACCTCTTACTTCGTTCTAATGATGTTCCTTTCGGAGCAGTTTACACTCAGATTTATGAAGGTATATATAGAGCAAATATTGTACTTGAAAATCTTGAAAAAGAGAATGAGTTAACTGCAGAAGATAAGACCATAATTAATGCCGAAGCTAAATTTTTAAGAGCTTGGTTTCATTTTCAGGCTATGAAGATGTTTGGTACGCCACCTTTAGCCCTAGATATTAGAACAGATATTAATGATCAGGCCAGACCAAATGCAACACAAGAAGAATTATATGCCGCAATATTGGCAGATTTGGCTGAAGCTGAGGCAGGTCTTCCTGCTGATTGGGATGGCTCTAATACAGGTAGAGTTACCTTATGGACTGCTAAAGCGTATATTGGTAAAGTAAATGTTTGGAAAGAAGATTGGCCAACAGCTATTACGGCACTAGAAGAGGTTGTTAATTCGGGACCTTATGTTTTGGTTCCAGACTATGAGCAGTTATTTGCTTACACGAATGAGAATAATTCAGAATCTATTTTTGAAATCCAGTATGGTGGTCCGTTTTCTGATGATAACCTTTGGGTTTTTGATGATACACACTCAGAAGATTTTAAAGCTTCTCAAGGAACGGCGCGAGGAAATTATTGGGATGCAGGTGGTGATGCACCGGGCGGAAAACAAGGTCAGTGGGTTCCTACTCAAGATTTAGTGGATGCTTATGAGGCAGGTGATGAAAGATTAGCGGTTACTGTATATCAAGATGGTGATATGTATTATTCTTTTGATGGAACGCGTTATGAAATTCCTTATGATCCTGCTTGGTCTTCGTCAGGGTATACTTTGAAGAAGTATAGAGGAACTTTAAATGCTGTAGTAGGTAACTCTTCTGCTAACGGACAAGTAGATTTTAACAATGAGCGTTGGTTTAGATTTGCAGAAGCTAAATTACTTTATGCGGAAGCTTTGATTCAAGGTGGAGGTGATGTTGGACTTGCTTTTGACGAAATAGATGATATTCGTGATAGAGCTGGTCTAGGTCTTGTTGACCGTTCGTTAGACCCTATGGACGCGTTAATGCAGGAAAAAAGAGTAGAGCTGGCCTTAGAACCACACAGGTACTTTGATATTACTAGATGGGGAATTGGAGCTGAGATTTTTGGAGCTGCTTGGGACGATAAATACAATGTATTTCCGTTTCCACTTACAGAAATTGATAGGTCTAAAGGTTTGCTAATCCAGAACTCAGGATATTAA
- a CDS encoding VCBS repeat-containing protein, translating to MFATYKISLFYYSLFSCVVLCILSCSKNEKTLFKEITSSESGLTFQNKLNLTDTLTILDFEYMYNGAGVAVADFDLDGLQDVYFTGNMVSNRLYRNQGNFKFEDITESANVGSTHWSNGVAIVDINQDGFPDIYVCRAGPRNAKSENKANLLFVNNGLKDGKLSFTEEAQKWGLADTSYSVQSVFFDYDGDGDLDMYLLNNALVDFNRNTAKPKEGREKVPSVDKLFRNDSGENEAGNPVFTDVSAESGISIEGYGLGIEVCDMNSDGWPDIYVSNDFLTDDLLYINQKNGTFKNEIASYFKHLTFNGMGNDIADINNDGNMDVVVLDMLPPDNKRWKLTMMGNNYDQFRNRLDYGYQPQYIRNTLQLNNGNGSFSEVGQLAGIDATEWSWSALFADFDQDGLNDLCITNGYRQDITNLDFMVYGDRVLTMGTAEANRKKRIEELNKLPGIKENNYFFKNTGNLTFEDASTEVGFDKPTYSNGMAYADLDNDGDLDLVMNNIDDPAGLFENTLSSEENRYIRFKFKGSEKNKQALGSKVEIFYGGSVQKKYFTPYRGYLSTVEQALHFGVGQSKELDSIKVIWPDGKTQNLQGVAVNQELVLQYENAVEGKQTKKSETLKTWLQPIDSIGLNRLHVENEFVDFKVQALLPHMHSKNGPGMAVADVNGDGLEDLYVGGATGQAGAILLQKVDGSFITSEFEEMKNEDMGALFFDVDNDGDQDLYVVSGGSSYQVGDKAYQDRLYENDGLGNFTQTNALPNMLVSGSVVTAADYDKDGDLDLFVGGRIRPGEYPLSPESFLLKNNGTGTGIKFVKDEQSANLDLTNLGMVTSALWTDFNNDGWEDLIVVGEFMAARFFQNNKGELSDVTEITGLSHTNGWWNSITSGDFDKDGDTDYVLGNLGLNSKFKASTKEPLCVYASDYDKNGQIDPVMCHYVDGENYVAHSRNDLISQVNAMRSRFRTFSDYADATFEESFLKEEIEQAHVVRSETFANSYLENLGNGKFRLSELPRAAQIAPMYGMMVGDYNNDQNLDVLAVGNFYSGEVFSGRYDAAIGWLLLGDGIGGFSKADVSQSGFFVDGDAKSLVSLNAGDRELLIAGMNNAGLKSFYRPIKNRIYKPKPNEVSALVTFDNGTKQKVEFHYGAGYLSSSSRNFNVPDSAVSLKVIDVNGVETEILKKP from the coding sequence ATGTTCGCTACGTATAAAATCAGTTTGTTTTATTACTCGCTCTTCTCCTGCGTGGTATTATGTATTTTATCATGCTCTAAGAATGAAAAAACACTTTTTAAAGAAATAACATCTTCTGAATCTGGTCTAACGTTTCAAAATAAACTAAACCTAACAGATACACTTACCATACTAGATTTTGAGTATATGTACAATGGCGCTGGTGTTGCTGTGGCCGATTTTGATTTGGACGGCCTTCAGGATGTCTATTTTACGGGAAATATGGTGAGCAACCGCCTGTATCGTAACCAAGGTAATTTTAAGTTTGAAGATATTACTGAGTCGGCAAATGTGGGTTCTACGCATTGGTCTAATGGTGTGGCTATAGTTGATATTAATCAAGATGGTTTTCCTGATATTTATGTTTGTAGAGCAGGGCCAAGAAATGCAAAAAGTGAAAACAAAGCGAACCTATTGTTTGTAAATAATGGTTTAAAGGATGGTAAGTTGTCTTTTACTGAAGAAGCTCAAAAATGGGGGTTGGCAGACACAAGTTATTCAGTGCAATCGGTTTTCTTTGATTATGATGGAGATGGCGATTTAGATATGTACCTTTTGAACAATGCATTGGTAGATTTTAATAGAAATACGGCAAAACCTAAAGAAGGTCGAGAAAAAGTTCCTTCTGTAGATAAACTCTTTAGAAATGACAGTGGCGAGAACGAAGCTGGGAATCCAGTTTTTACCGATGTTTCGGCCGAATCAGGTATTTCTATTGAAGGGTATGGTCTTGGTATTGAAGTATGTGATATGAATTCAGATGGTTGGCCAGATATCTATGTGTCCAATGATTTCCTTACGGATGATTTGCTCTATATCAATCAAAAAAATGGTACGTTCAAAAATGAAATAGCCTCTTATTTTAAACATCTTACTTTTAATGGTATGGGCAATGATATTGCTGATATTAATAATGACGGGAATATGGATGTTGTTGTTTTGGATATGCTTCCGCCAGACAATAAACGGTGGAAACTCACCATGATGGGCAATAATTATGATCAGTTTAGAAATAGACTAGATTACGGTTATCAACCTCAATATATTAGAAACACACTGCAGCTCAACAATGGCAATGGTTCTTTTAGTGAAGTGGGACAGCTTGCAGGAATTGATGCAACGGAATGGAGCTGGAGTGCCTTGTTTGCAGATTTTGACCAAGACGGACTTAATGATCTTTGCATTACTAATGGTTACCGACAAGATATTACCAATCTGGACTTTATGGTCTACGGGGATCGGGTATTAACCATGGGTACAGCAGAGGCCAATCGTAAAAAACGTATTGAAGAACTCAATAAACTACCGGGAATAAAAGAAAACAACTACTTCTTCAAGAATACTGGTAACCTAACATTTGAAGATGCTTCTACAGAAGTAGGTTTTGATAAACCAACATACTCTAATGGCATGGCATACGCCGATTTGGATAATGATGGCGATTTGGATTTGGTAATGAACAATATTGATGATCCCGCTGGTTTATTTGAAAACACACTTTCTTCAGAGGAAAACAGATACATTAGGTTCAAGTTTAAAGGTTCTGAAAAGAACAAACAAGCGTTAGGAAGCAAGGTCGAAATCTTCTATGGGGGTAGTGTACAAAAAAAATATTTCACGCCTTATCGTGGGTATTTATCTACGGTAGAACAAGCGTTGCATTTTGGAGTGGGCCAATCCAAAGAATTGGATAGCATAAAAGTCATATGGCCCGATGGGAAAACTCAGAATCTTCAAGGCGTTGCTGTCAATCAGGAGTTGGTACTTCAGTATGAGAATGCTGTAGAAGGAAAACAAACCAAAAAAAGCGAAACACTTAAAACATGGCTTCAGCCAATAGATAGTATTGGTCTTAATCGGTTACACGTTGAGAATGAATTTGTAGATTTTAAGGTTCAGGCATTGTTGCCACATATGCATTCTAAAAATGGACCGGGAATGGCGGTGGCAGATGTAAATGGCGATGGTTTGGAAGATTTATACGTTGGTGGGGCAACTGGTCAAGCCGGTGCAATACTACTTCAAAAAGTAGATGGTTCTTTTATAACTTCCGAATTTGAGGAAATGAAAAATGAAGACATGGGTGCGTTGTTTTTTGATGTCGACAATGATGGTGACCAAGATTTGTATGTTGTAAGTGGTGGCTCTTCATATCAGGTGGGTGATAAGGCCTACCAAGATAGACTTTATGAAAATGATGGGTTGGGTAACTTTACTCAAACCAATGCACTTCCAAATATGTTGGTCAGTGGTTCTGTGGTTACGGCGGCAGATTATGATAAAGATGGTGATTTAGACCTTTTTGTAGGTGGTAGAATAAGACCTGGTGAATACCCATTATCGCCGGAGAGTTTTCTCTTGAAAAATAACGGTACAGGAACCGGAATAAAGTTTGTAAAAGATGAACAGTCTGCCAATTTAGACCTTACCAATTTGGGGATGGTAACTTCGGCCTTATGGACGGATTTTAATAATGATGGCTGGGAAGATTTAATTGTTGTTGGGGAATTTATGGCGGCTCGTTTCTTTCAGAATAATAAAGGAGAATTGTCCGATGTTACCGAAATAACAGGTCTTTCGCACACTAATGGTTGGTGGAATAGCATTACATCAGGTGATTTTGATAAGGATGGAGATACAGATTATGTTTTAGGAAATCTTGGACTCAATAGTAAATTCAAGGCCAGTACAAAAGAACCTTTGTGCGTCTACGCTAGCGACTATGATAAGAACGGCCAAATAGACCCGGTTATGTGTCATTATGTAGATGGAGAAAACTATGTGGCACACTCACGTAATGATTTAATTAGTCAGGTCAATGCTATGCGCTCACGCTTCAGGACTTTTTCTGATTATGCAGATGCTACTTTTGAGGAGTCTTTTTTAAAGGAAGAAATAGAGCAAGCGCACGTGGTACGAAGTGAAACTTTTGCTAATTCGTATCTTGAGAATTTGGGAAATGGAAAATTCAGGCTTTCAGAATTGCCAAGAGCTGCCCAAATTGCGCCTATGTATGGCATGATGGTTGGCGATTATAATAATGATCAAAATTTAGATGTTTTGGCAGTTGGTAATTTCTACAGTGGGGAAGTGTTTTCAGGCAGGTATGATGCCGCTATAGGATGGTTGTTGCTTGGTGATGGTATAGGAGGTTTTAGTAAAGCCGATGTCTCTCAAAGCGGATTTTTCGTAGATGGGGATGCAAAAAGCCTAGTTAGCTTAAATGCTGGTGATAGAGAATTACTTATAGCGGGAATGAATAATGCCGGTTTAAAAAGCTTTTATCGACCTATAAAAAATAGAATTTATAAACCGAAGCCCAATGAGGTATCAGCTTTGGTCACTTTTGATAATGGAACGAAACAAAAAGTAGAATTCCATTATGGGGCGGGTTATCTTTCAAGCTCAAGCCGAAATTTTAATGTTCCAGATTCTGCAGTTTCCCTAAAGGTTATAGATGTAAATGGTGTTGAAACTGAAATCTTGAAAAAACCATGA
- a CDS encoding VCBS repeat-containing protein, which translates to MLKPLIFVLGLTFLFVGCGEKETHRFRLLDASKTGIDFQNTITENDSINVFEFMNVYTGAGVAVGDIDNDGLTDVYFSGNMVSGRLYRNKGNFQFEDITEKSGLLNTRWGTGVSMVDINQDGFLDIYVCVSGSAEVSERANMLYINNGDMTFTEMAEEYGLADTRQSMHAAFMDYDKDGDLDMYLLVNPAAYEYNVNVSKPREVEGQSVSNDRLYENMGNGKFQDISDKAGIVLEGYGLGVGISDINGDNWPDIYVSNDFIGNDILYINQKDGTFKDQITEQIKHTSYAGMGNDVADVDNNGEPDIMVLDMRPEDNERQKLIISSTGYDRFQIMLDAGYNAQYSRNTLQLNQGRDKFSEVGFMAGISSTDWSWSPLLADYDNDGRKDLYVTNGFLRDLGDLDYIHYQKAYDNPVGDVDTKIQMKLKSISELPMADLPNYAYRNKGDMTFEKVSDSWGIDKASCSHGAAYADLDNDGDLDLLVNNMDQPAFVYENVGLPEKKNHYLKIKLKGEKGNLQGIGAKLKLTTTDSEQFYQHYLSRGYESSVDPTVHFGLGKSKEIESIEVWWPNGTYQILNNQAVDTVLVLQQSNATKDIPQKKEFKKQFFSDVTDSLGVSFKHQEDDFVDFKLQPILPHMHSRNGPGLAVSDVNGDGLEDFYIGGAIGQPGELLLQKTDGSFVSKEGFDADFEDLGVLLFDANGDGYNDLYVVSGGVSASVDAGKFQDRLYVNDGKGGFMLSDALPAISASGSCVVANDYDKDGDLDLFVGGRVNPGKYPMPAQSYLLENQSSGSDFKFVDASNTIEGWKELTMVTSALWTDYDNDGWTDLIAVGEFMPISIFHNEKGKLVLQKEGTGLTKTEGWWNSINGGDFDQDGDVDYILGNLGLNSKYTVTADEPLCIYAKDYDKDGRVDPIMCYFINGENHLAHSRDEIIGQVNAMRSRFKTYKSYAETNFEKSFLQEELKDAYVVKSYTFSSSYVENQGNGKFKLHELPLELQTAPIQGVVVSDFNEDGNLDVLMTGNSYATEAATGRYDAFVGAFLKGNGKGSFENISIAESGFLSDWDASGLALIHMGDGRQNILAANNDNQLKIFQQTELGNGKVINVGANALSAVIKLKNGQKYKKEFYFGSGYLSQSSRSIGLNKNIREIEVIDKNGNTKTVYLDEAVK; encoded by the coding sequence ATGTTGAAACCTTTAATATTTGTGTTGGGTCTCACATTTCTATTTGTGGGTTGTGGTGAGAAAGAAACGCATCGTTTCAGGTTGCTTGATGCGTCAAAAACGGGCATCGATTTTCAAAATACGATTACGGAAAACGATAGCATTAATGTTTTTGAATTCATGAATGTGTATACCGGTGCTGGTGTTGCGGTAGGAGATATTGATAATGATGGCCTCACGGATGTGTATTTTAGCGGGAACATGGTTTCAGGTAGGTTGTATCGGAATAAAGGAAATTTTCAGTTTGAGGATATTACTGAAAAATCAGGACTGCTCAATACCCGTTGGGGAACAGGGGTAAGTATGGTAGATATTAACCAAGATGGATTTTTAGATATTTATGTGTGCGTTTCAGGAAGTGCAGAGGTTTCCGAGCGAGCCAATATGCTTTATATTAATAACGGTGATATGACCTTTACCGAAATGGCCGAGGAGTATGGTCTTGCGGATACGCGGCAAAGCATGCATGCTGCTTTTATGGATTACGATAAGGATGGCGATTTGGATATGTATCTTTTGGTAAACCCTGCGGCATACGAATACAATGTAAATGTGAGCAAACCACGTGAAGTAGAAGGGCAATCTGTCAGTAATGACCGCTTATATGAAAACATGGGTAACGGTAAGTTTCAGGATATTTCCGATAAAGCAGGAATTGTACTGGAGGGCTATGGACTTGGTGTAGGCATCTCAGACATTAATGGTGATAACTGGCCGGATATTTATGTATCCAATGATTTTATTGGGAATGATATTCTCTATATCAACCAAAAAGATGGCACGTTCAAAGACCAGATTACAGAGCAAATAAAGCATACCTCATATGCGGGAATGGGTAACGATGTTGCAGATGTGGATAATAATGGTGAGCCCGATATTATGGTATTGGATATGCGCCCAGAAGATAATGAACGTCAAAAATTGATTATTTCCTCAACGGGTTATGACCGTTTTCAAATTATGTTAGATGCAGGTTACAATGCACAATACAGTCGCAATACGCTGCAGTTAAACCAAGGCCGGGATAAGTTTAGTGAAGTAGGTTTTATGGCAGGCATTAGTAGTACGGATTGGAGTTGGAGCCCGTTATTAGCAGATTATGATAATGATGGCCGTAAAGATTTATACGTTACCAATGGTTTTTTAAGGGATTTGGGAGATTTAGATTATATCCATTATCAGAAGGCCTATGATAATCCCGTAGGTGATGTGGATACAAAAATCCAAATGAAATTGAAATCCATAAGTGAACTGCCCATGGCAGATTTACCAAACTACGCCTATCGTAATAAAGGGGATATGACTTTTGAAAAAGTTTCCGATAGTTGGGGGATTGATAAAGCCAGTTGTTCCCATGGTGCGGCATATGCCGATCTGGATAATGATGGGGATTTGGATTTACTGGTGAACAATATGGATCAACCTGCTTTTGTATATGAAAACGTGGGCCTTCCAGAGAAAAAAAATCACTATTTAAAAATTAAGCTGAAAGGTGAAAAAGGCAATCTTCAAGGGATAGGAGCAAAATTGAAGCTGACAACCACAGATTCGGAACAATTTTACCAACATTATTTGAGTCGGGGATATGAGTCTAGCGTAGATCCTACAGTACATTTTGGTTTGGGTAAATCCAAAGAGATAGAGAGTATTGAGGTTTGGTGGCCAAACGGTACATATCAGATTTTGAATAATCAGGCAGTAGATACGGTCTTGGTGTTGCAACAGTCAAATGCAACCAAAGATATTCCACAGAAAAAAGAATTTAAAAAACAATTTTTCTCTGATGTAACGGATAGTTTAGGTGTAAGCTTTAAGCATCAAGAAGACGACTTCGTAGATTTTAAACTACAGCCTATTTTACCGCACATGCATTCACGAAACGGACCAGGTTTAGCTGTTTCGGATGTAAATGGAGATGGCTTGGAAGATTTTTATATTGGCGGAGCAATTGGTCAACCAGGAGAATTACTTTTACAAAAAACTGACGGAAGTTTTGTTTCAAAGGAAGGTTTTGATGCCGATTTTGAGGACCTGGGTGTCCTATTGTTTGATGCTAATGGTGATGGGTATAATGACCTCTATGTGGTTAGTGGTGGTGTAAGTGCAAGTGTTGATGCTGGAAAATTTCAAGATAGGCTATACGTGAATGATGGTAAAGGTGGTTTTATGTTGTCTGATGCTTTGCCTGCCATTAGTGCAAGTGGATCGTGCGTAGTTGCTAATGATTATGACAAAGATGGAGACCTGGATTTGTTTGTAGGGGGTAGGGTTAATCCTGGTAAATATCCAATGCCTGCACAAAGTTATTTGCTCGAAAACCAATCATCCGGTAGTGATTTCAAGTTCGTTGATGCGAGCAATACAATAGAAGGTTGGAAAGAATTGACTATGGTTACTTCTGCTTTATGGACAGATTATGATAATGATGGGTGGACAGACCTTATTGCGGTAGGTGAATTTATGCCTATCAGTATTTTTCATAACGAAAAAGGAAAGCTTGTTCTGCAAAAGGAAGGCACTGGATTAACAAAAACTGAAGGTTGGTGGAACAGCATTAACGGAGGAGATTTTGACCAAGATGGCGATGTAGATTATATTCTTGGTAACCTTGGTCTTAACAGTAAGTACACTGTTACTGCAGATGAGCCACTTTGTATCTATGCTAAGGATTATGATAAAGACGGTCGGGTAGACCCTATAATGTGTTATTTTATTAATGGTGAAAACCATTTAGCGCATTCGCGTGATGAGATTATTGGTCAGGTTAATGCCATGCGGAGCAGATTTAAAACCTATAAATCATATGCCGAAACTAATTTTGAAAAATCATTTTTGCAGGAAGAATTGAAAGACGCTTATGTGGTAAAGAGTTATACTTTCTCAAGTAGTTATGTAGAAAATCAAGGGAATGGAAAATTTAAACTCCATGAGCTTCCATTGGAATTGCAAACAGCACCTATTCAGGGTGTGGTGGTCAGTGATTTTAATGAAGATGGAAATCTAGATGTGCTCATGACGGGTAACTCGTATGCTACAGAAGCGGCAACAGGACGTTATGATGCATTTGTTGGGGCTTTCTTAAAAGGAAACGGTAAAGGTTCTTTTGAAAATATTTCTATAGCTGAAAGCGGGTTTTTAAGTGATTGGGATGCGAGTGGTTTGGCTTTGATTCATATGGGTGACGGAAGACAAAATATATTGGCGGCAAATAATGATAATCAACTAAAAATATTTCAGCAGACAGAACTCGGAAATGGAAAGGTGATTAATGTAGGGGCAAATGCACTTTCGGCTGTTATTAAATTAAAGAACGGGCAGAAATACAAGAAGGAGTTTTACTTTGGTTCGGGATATTTATCTCAAAGTAGCAGAAGTATTGGCTTAAATAAGAATATTAGAGAGATTGAGGTTATAGATAAAAATGGAAATACAAAAACAGTGTATTTAGATGAAGCAGTTAAGTAG
- a CDS encoding vanadium-dependent haloperoxidase: protein MKQLSSILILCLVLLVSCGTKHNQEGLDAYFEGGLSNYNRQLTNVIVADIFTPPVASRIYAYSNVAAYEGIRFADASKESLVSKLNDLDKLSEPEAGKKYYYPLVSAVAFMNVGKALVFDLDKVEAIKSSMLTEVKDIGIDEAVYQNSVSFGEKLATEILSWAAKDGYLRRTALPRYSVSDDAGRWRPTPPDYMEAIEPHWNTIRPFVLESAGQFDPGLPTAFNIEKDSKFYEEAVEVYETVNKLDDKQLEVAKFWDCNPNISHTKGHVMYFQQQISPGGHWMHIAAQVLEEEKADGVTAAETMSLLGVTIADAFISCWDQKYKSSLTRPETYINNYIDQDWEPILQTPAFPEHTSGHSVASSAAATALTELFGENYAFVDATEVPYGLPPRSFQSFWQAAEEAAISRLYGGIHYRPAIELGVAQGKAVGGFVIKRLKSD, encoded by the coding sequence ATGAAGCAGTTAAGTAGTATACTCATATTATGTTTGGTTTTATTGGTGTCCTGTGGCACCAAGCACAATCAAGAAGGGCTAGATGCTTATTTTGAAGGAGGTTTATCAAACTATAATCGTCAGCTTACAAATGTTATAGTTGCTGATATTTTTACCCCGCCAGTAGCAAGTAGAATTTATGCGTATTCCAACGTGGCCGCCTATGAGGGTATTCGTTTTGCAGATGCATCAAAGGAGTCTTTAGTGTCTAAGTTGAATGATTTAGATAAATTATCAGAACCGGAAGCTGGTAAAAAATATTATTACCCATTGGTTTCTGCGGTGGCTTTCATGAATGTGGGTAAAGCCTTGGTGTTTGATTTGGATAAAGTGGAAGCTATTAAGAGTAGTATGTTGACCGAAGTTAAGGATATCGGTATTGACGAAGCAGTTTACCAAAATTCAGTATCCTTTGGAGAAAAATTGGCAACTGAAATCTTGAGTTGGGCAGCAAAAGATGGATACTTGCGCCGTACTGCGCTTCCTAGATATTCGGTAAGTGATGATGCGGGTCGTTGGAGGCCAACCCCTCCAGATTATATGGAGGCCATAGAGCCACATTGGAACACCATTAGACCCTTTGTTTTAGAATCTGCTGGACAATTTGATCCTGGACTTCCTACTGCTTTTAATATTGAAAAAGATTCTAAGTTTTATGAGGAAGCTGTTGAGGTGTATGAAACCGTAAATAAATTAGATGATAAGCAATTGGAGGTCGCCAAGTTTTGGGACTGTAATCCTAATATATCTCATACCAAGGGGCATGTCATGTATTTTCAGCAGCAAATATCACCCGGAGGACATTGGATGCACATTGCAGCACAAGTATTGGAAGAAGAAAAAGCTGATGGCGTAACAGCTGCTGAAACCATGTCTTTGTTAGGAGTGACAATTGCAGATGCATTTATCAGTTGTTGGGATCAGAAGTATAAGAGTAGTTTAACCAGGCCAGAAACGTATATCAATAATTACATAGACCAAGATTGGGAGCCTATTCTTCAAACACCGGCTTTTCCTGAGCATACATCAGGACACAGTGTGGCTTCTAGTGCCGCAGCAACGGCCTTAACGGAGTTGTTTGGTGAGAACTATGCTTTTGTGGATGCAACCGAAGTTCCATACGGTCTTCCTCCAAGAAGTTTTCAGTCGTTTTGGCAAGCTGCAGAAGAAGCAGCTATTAGTCGCTTATATGGAGGAATACACTATAGACCTGCTATTGAACTTGGCGTTGCGCAGGGAAAGGCAGTAGGAGGGTTTGTTATAAAACGCCTTAAGTCTGACTAA